The following are encoded in a window of Arthrobacter woluwensis genomic DNA:
- a CDS encoding class F sortase, protein MRKIWRTLCAGLLAVVVLVTAGALLGSNRPGPGGTGGSADPGTPSAKPVPASLPGGPPPGAPVLDDAPVASSGGGGTSRVTPSVPGQPLRVQLPGVGLDVRVYASRLPGDRTFDPPTVPDAFWVMDFGIAGPASRNTVYIAAHSSSVGPAAFNPLLDRGALGGAVHAGQKILVTTPEGGYSYTVTGSARYVKTDILGARKLWEAVPGRLVLVTCFQYNHRAESDQNFVVYAQLDGGVTRG, encoded by the coding sequence ATGAGGAAGATCTGGCGCACGCTGTGCGCCGGACTCCTGGCCGTCGTCGTGCTGGTCACGGCCGGAGCGCTGCTCGGAAGCAATCGCCCGGGGCCGGGCGGAACAGGCGGCAGCGCGGACCCCGGGACCCCCTCGGCGAAGCCCGTGCCGGCCTCGTTGCCGGGCGGCCCGCCTCCCGGTGCGCCGGTGCTCGACGACGCACCCGTCGCGTCGTCCGGAGGCGGCGGCACGAGCCGGGTGACGCCGTCCGTGCCCGGCCAGCCCTTGAGAGTCCAGCTGCCCGGGGTCGGGCTGGATGTCAGGGTGTACGCCAGCCGGCTTCCCGGCGACCGGACGTTCGACCCGCCGACGGTCCCGGACGCCTTCTGGGTGATGGACTTCGGCATCGCGGGACCGGCATCCCGCAACACCGTCTACATCGCCGCGCATTCCTCGTCCGTGGGGCCCGCTGCGTTCAACCCGCTCCTGGACCGGGGCGCCCTGGGAGGAGCGGTGCACGCGGGCCAGAAGATCCTCGTCACCACCCCGGAAGGCGGTTACAGCTACACGGTCACCGGTTCGGCCCGCTACGTGAAAACCGACATCCTCGGCGCCCGAAAGCTCTGGGAAGCGGTGCCGGGCCGCCTGGTCCTGGTGACGTGCTTCCAGTACAACCACCGGGCGGAGTCGGACCAGAACTTCGTGGTCTACGCCCAGCTGGACGGAGGCGTGACCCGTGGCTGA
- the helR gene encoding RNA polymerase recycling motor ATPase HelR — protein MAATTPSSVFQLPERLAAKADPALIADDERHFTAIAASLERTRAELAERLDAARRAPGRSGQQAVDRDAEIRRLSGRLRALERYGLDLCLGRFVTSDGAAPVYIGRLGLTDADGERLLVDWRAPAAEPFSSATHAHPQGVVSRRRYRWSGGRVTDYWDEAFSPDGVDDAASLGDLSAFIASLGHSRTARMRDVLGTIQADQDAIIRASSRGALVVDGGPGTGKTVVALHRAAYLLYADPRLSRGRGGVLLVGPHRHYLSYVADVLPGLGEEGVQACTVRELVPEGAAARAESDPEVTRLKSSADMVRAIERGVRFYEEPPTRGLLVETPYRDVWVGPEDWAEAFAAPAPGTPHNEARAEVWDELLTLLVEGADDGEAPEGALRSALARNAELAAVFNRAWPLLDHTVVVSDLWRVPAYLSLCAPWLTAEEVGVLQREEPRAWTTDDLPLLDAARLRLGDPDAARRARRRRAEQAAERDLMGRVVEDLIAADDSEMLVMSMLKGEDLQESLGDEGLVATTSPDLLAGPFGHVIVDEAQELSDAEWQMLLARCPSGSLTIVGDRAQARRGFPESWIERLERVGVPEARLASLTINYRTPEEVMAEAEPTIRAALPDANVPASVRSSGIPVRRGDLSELDTVLREWLELNTEGVACVIAPVPDAVASRLPAAEARVGVLTAEEAKGLEFDLVVLVDPEGFGAGIEGAVDRYVAMTRATRELVLLSS, from the coding sequence GTGGCAGCCACCACCCCGTCCAGCGTTTTCCAGCTCCCCGAACGCCTCGCAGCGAAGGCTGATCCCGCCCTGATCGCGGACGACGAACGCCACTTCACCGCCATCGCCGCAAGCCTTGAGCGGACCCGCGCCGAACTCGCCGAGCGTCTCGACGCCGCCCGGCGCGCCCCCGGCCGTTCGGGACAGCAGGCTGTGGACCGGGACGCCGAGATCCGGCGCCTCAGCGGCCGCCTGCGGGCCCTCGAGAGATACGGACTCGACCTCTGTCTGGGGCGCTTCGTGACATCGGACGGCGCGGCCCCCGTGTACATCGGACGGCTGGGCCTGACGGACGCCGACGGCGAGCGCCTCCTGGTCGACTGGCGGGCCCCCGCCGCGGAGCCGTTCTCCAGCGCGACCCACGCACATCCGCAGGGGGTGGTGAGCCGGCGTCGGTACCGCTGGAGCGGCGGTCGTGTCACCGACTACTGGGATGAGGCCTTCTCCCCCGACGGTGTCGACGATGCCGCCTCGCTCGGTGACCTGTCCGCCTTCATCGCCAGCCTCGGGCACAGCAGGACGGCGCGCATGCGGGACGTCCTGGGCACGATTCAGGCGGACCAGGACGCGATCATCCGCGCGTCGTCGCGGGGCGCCCTGGTGGTCGACGGCGGTCCGGGCACCGGGAAGACGGTCGTGGCGCTGCACCGTGCCGCGTATCTCCTGTACGCCGATCCCCGTCTCAGCCGCGGTCGGGGCGGCGTCCTGCTCGTCGGACCGCACCGGCACTACCTGTCCTACGTGGCGGATGTCCTGCCCGGCCTCGGCGAGGAAGGCGTGCAGGCCTGCACCGTCCGCGAACTGGTGCCCGAAGGCGCCGCTGCCCGAGCAGAGAGCGATCCGGAGGTGACGCGGCTCAAATCGTCCGCGGACATGGTGCGCGCGATCGAACGGGGCGTCCGGTTCTACGAGGAGCCTCCCACCCGGGGCCTCCTCGTGGAGACCCCCTACCGGGACGTCTGGGTGGGTCCCGAGGACTGGGCCGAAGCTTTCGCGGCCCCTGCGCCCGGGACACCCCATAACGAGGCACGCGCCGAAGTCTGGGACGAATTGCTCACGCTGCTGGTCGAAGGAGCCGACGACGGCGAGGCGCCCGAAGGCGCGCTCCGTTCGGCACTCGCACGGAACGCTGAGCTCGCGGCGGTGTTCAACCGTGCGTGGCCCCTCCTGGACCACACCGTGGTGGTGAGTGATCTGTGGCGGGTACCGGCCTATCTGTCCCTCTGCGCGCCGTGGCTCACCGCCGAGGAGGTCGGTGTGCTGCAGCGGGAGGAGCCGCGGGCCTGGACCACGGATGACCTTCCCCTGCTGGACGCGGCCCGGCTCCGCCTTGGTGATCCTGACGCGGCGAGGCGTGCGCGGCGCCGCAGGGCGGAGCAGGCGGCCGAGCGGGACCTGATGGGCCGTGTGGTGGAGGACCTGATCGCCGCGGACGACTCCGAGATGCTCGTGATGTCCATGCTGAAGGGCGAGGACCTGCAGGAGAGCCTGGGCGATGAAGGCCTCGTGGCCACGACTTCCCCCGATCTGCTCGCGGGGCCTTTCGGGCACGTGATCGTGGATGAGGCCCAGGAGCTCAGTGACGCCGAGTGGCAGATGCTGCTGGCGCGGTGTCCGTCAGGGAGCCTGACGATCGTGGGCGACCGAGCCCAGGCCCGGCGGGGCTTCCCGGAAAGCTGGATCGAACGGCTCGAGCGGGTGGGCGTTCCCGAGGCGCGCCTGGCCTCTCTGACGATCAACTACCGCACTCCGGAGGAGGTGATGGCGGAGGCCGAGCCGACGATCCGCGCGGCGTTGCCCGATGCCAATGTGCCGGCCTCGGTCCGGAGCAGTGGCATCCCGGTCAGGCGGGGCGATCTCAGCGAACTGGACACGGTGCTGAGGGAATGGCTGGAGCTGAACACGGAGGGCGTCGCGTGTGTCATCGCCCCTGTTCCGGACGCGGTGGCCTCCCGCCTGCCTGCGGCTGAGGCGCGGGTGGGTGTCCTGACGGCCGAGGAGGCGAAGGGCCTGGAGTTCGATCTCGTGGTGCTCGTGGACCCGGAGGGTTTCGGGGCGGGCATCGAGGGAGCCGTGGACCGATACGTCGCCATGACCCGGGCGACCCGGGAGCTGGTGCTCCTGTCGTCGTGA
- a CDS encoding PstA family ABC transporter permease — protein sequence MTTDMIGAQELEQQLDAQKTTLPRLDLPEAAPPQERIRIGVSKEEVLSIAGAGVAGLSVGALLCLGLGIVPVGWMPLLSYLWFLGTYAALVFITNRGPAVRDRFWSVMLWSAAIVVVASLALVIGFTSTRGWDVFGKGNFFTQDMGVAGPLAPLEKGGIIHALVGTLEQIGIALAISVPFSVTTAVFLNEVGGRFARLVRTVVEAMTALPSVVAGLFIYAAVIIGITRQFNGFAASLAITVLMIPIMIRSADVVLRLVPGNLREAGLALGAGQWSVVLHVVLPTVRSGLVTAIILGTAHGIGETAPVLLTAGVTNNLNFNPFEGPQVSLPLAALEFVKSGQPNMVARGFATATFLLFVVLVLFILARVLGGQQAGKLTAGQQRRRAARSRAWLRRIEENRSGWLVSHPTSTPEDERP from the coding sequence ATGACGACGGACATGATCGGCGCCCAGGAACTGGAACAGCAGCTGGACGCGCAGAAGACGACCCTGCCGCGGCTCGACCTGCCGGAAGCGGCGCCGCCTCAGGAGCGGATCCGGATCGGCGTGTCGAAGGAGGAAGTCCTCTCCATCGCCGGCGCCGGGGTGGCAGGGCTCTCGGTGGGCGCCCTGCTCTGCCTCGGACTCGGCATCGTGCCGGTCGGGTGGATGCCGCTCCTGAGCTATCTCTGGTTCCTGGGCACCTACGCCGCCCTGGTCTTCATCACGAACCGTGGCCCCGCGGTGCGGGACAGGTTCTGGAGCGTCATGCTCTGGTCCGCCGCGATCGTCGTGGTCGCTTCGCTGGCGCTGGTCATCGGCTTCACCAGCACTCGGGGATGGGACGTGTTCGGCAAGGGCAACTTCTTCACCCAGGACATGGGGGTCGCAGGCCCGCTGGCACCGCTCGAGAAGGGCGGCATCATCCACGCACTGGTCGGGACGCTGGAGCAGATCGGGATCGCCCTGGCCATCTCGGTCCCGTTCAGCGTGACCACCGCGGTCTTCCTCAACGAGGTCGGGGGACGCTTCGCACGGCTCGTCCGGACCGTGGTGGAGGCGATGACCGCTCTTCCGTCCGTGGTCGCGGGGCTGTTCATCTATGCGGCGGTCATCATCGGCATCACCCGGCAGTTCAACGGTTTCGCGGCGTCCCTCGCGATCACCGTCCTGATGATCCCCATCATGATCCGGTCCGCCGACGTCGTGCTGCGGCTGGTGCCCGGCAATCTGCGGGAGGCGGGCCTGGCCCTCGGCGCAGGGCAATGGAGCGTGGTGCTGCACGTGGTCCTCCCGACCGTGCGATCGGGCCTCGTGACCGCGATCATCCTCGGCACGGCGCACGGCATCGGGGAGACCGCGCCGGTCCTGCTCACCGCAGGGGTCACGAACAACCTCAACTTCAACCCCTTCGAAGGACCCCAGGTCTCGCTCCCGCTGGCCGCGCTGGAATTCGTGAAATCGGGCCAGCCCAACATGGTGGCCCGCGGCTTCGCCACGGCCACGTTCCTCCTGTTCGTGGTGCTCGTGCTGTTCATCCTGGCCCGCGTCCTCGGCGGACAGCAGGCCGGCAAGCTCACGGCAGGACAGCAACGACGGCGCGCGGCGAGGTCGCGCGCCTGGCTCAGACGTATCGAGGAAAACCGCAGTGGGTGGCTGGTCAGCCACCCGACATCCACCCCGGAGGACGAACGACCATGA
- a CDS encoding phosphate ABC transporter ATP-binding protein, translating to MTHLLRARRGRRESSLEAQAPLDDLMLHDIEDPLPATPPQAIRLSEPAELHAQDISAWFGDHKVLDRVSLSMQAGKVTSLIGPSGCGKSTFLRILNRMHEMIPSASLAGRVLLDGEDVYDPNRRITQARRDIGMVFQKANPFPAMSIYDNTVAGLKLTGIKASREEKDFLVEDSLRKASLWDEVKDRLLQPGGGLSGGQQQRLCIARSLAVAPRVLLMDEPCSALDPTSTRRVEETIESLRDQVTIVIVTHNMQQAARVSDQCAFFLAAQNTPGVIVEHGPTRLMFQEPQDERTGDYVNGRFG from the coding sequence ATGACCCATCTCCTCCGGGCCCGCCGCGGCCGCCGTGAATCCAGCCTCGAGGCCCAGGCGCCGCTGGACGACCTCATGCTGCACGACATCGAAGACCCGCTGCCGGCGACGCCCCCGCAAGCCATCCGGCTCTCCGAACCGGCCGAGCTCCATGCCCAGGACATCTCCGCCTGGTTCGGCGACCACAAGGTCCTCGACCGAGTCTCCCTGTCCATGCAGGCGGGAAAGGTCACCTCCCTGATCGGCCCCTCCGGCTGCGGGAAGTCGACGTTCCTGCGCATCCTGAACCGGATGCACGAGATGATCCCCTCCGCGTCCCTGGCCGGCCGGGTGCTCCTGGACGGCGAGGACGTCTACGATCCGAACCGCCGCATCACGCAGGCCAGGCGCGACATCGGAATGGTGTTCCAGAAAGCCAACCCGTTCCCGGCCATGTCCATCTACGACAACACGGTGGCCGGCCTGAAACTCACCGGCATCAAGGCCTCCCGCGAGGAGAAGGACTTCCTGGTGGAGGATTCCCTGCGGAAGGCCTCCCTCTGGGACGAGGTGAAGGACCGCCTCCTGCAGCCCGGCGGCGGTCTCTCCGGCGGACAGCAGCAGCGGTTGTGCATCGCCCGGTCACTCGCCGTCGCACCGCGAGTCCTCCTCATGGACGAACCCTGCTCCGCCCTGGACCCGACCTCCACCCGCCGGGTCGAGGAGACCATCGAGTCCTTGCGGGATCAGGTGACCATCGTGATCGTCACCCACAACATGCAGCAGGCGGCGCGCGTCTCGGATCAGTGCGCGTTCTTCCTCGCGGCGCAGAACACGCCAGGTGTCATCGTCGAGCACGGCCCCACCCGGCTCATGTTCCAGGAACCGCAGGACGAGCGCACCGGTGACTACGTCAACGGCCGGTTCGGCTGA
- a CDS encoding PASTA domain-containing protein codes for MAEDAVTEPLPLVPVPAPHRTASVIEAAREATAPLTLQEERAQRHERAMTVAAARAGSWSRESTARDRQGGSAVDGRPAGPGPADRVSASGRPHGRPAKSAGIVLVLLVVLLAAGGVLMLLRPWAVPTGAGPVAVPTVLGLSTTQAGAALRGAGLLPGGETHGFHPTVPRGKVAGTDPGAGAQVKRGSAVVLRISDGPAPTAKATAPPSTTVAGIPVPTLSGRRLDESTRELSSLGLAVGTITETDSAYPAGTVLSSSPGVGEVLRPGALVNLTVASGLQQVPRGLLGRSVATVVQALRTAGFAVVLVDGGRSRQGVEPVEGLSAPEGSRAPVGSVITVRFAPAASEPASPTPGAQPTGTQATGTPSPGRPVAPSTSPAG; via the coding sequence GTGGCTGAGGACGCGGTGACCGAACCCCTCCCGCTCGTCCCGGTGCCGGCTCCGCATCGCACGGCCTCGGTGATCGAGGCGGCACGGGAGGCCACCGCACCCCTGACCCTCCAGGAGGAGCGGGCGCAGCGGCACGAGCGGGCGATGACCGTCGCCGCGGCACGAGCCGGTTCCTGGAGCAGGGAATCCACCGCCCGGGACCGCCAGGGCGGCAGCGCAGTCGACGGCAGACCCGCCGGTCCCGGACCCGCCGACCGCGTCTCCGCATCCGGCCGACCGCACGGCCGGCCGGCGAAGTCCGCGGGCATCGTGCTGGTTCTCCTGGTGGTGCTGCTGGCCGCGGGCGGGGTGCTGATGCTGCTCAGACCCTGGGCCGTGCCGACCGGCGCCGGCCCGGTGGCGGTCCCGACGGTGCTCGGCCTGTCCACCACGCAGGCCGGTGCCGCACTGCGCGGTGCTGGCCTCCTGCCCGGCGGCGAGACCCACGGGTTCCACCCCACGGTGCCCCGTGGAAAGGTCGCCGGGACCGATCCGGGAGCGGGCGCCCAGGTGAAGCGGGGGAGTGCGGTCGTCCTGCGCATCTCGGACGGCCCGGCGCCGACCGCGAAGGCGACAGCCCCGCCGTCGACCACGGTGGCGGGGATACCGGTGCCCACCCTGAGCGGTCGGCGCCTCGACGAGTCGACCAGGGAGCTGTCGTCACTCGGTCTCGCCGTCGGGACGATCACGGAAACCGATTCCGCCTATCCGGCCGGGACGGTCCTGTCCTCCTCGCCCGGGGTGGGGGAGGTGCTCCGTCCCGGCGCCCTCGTGAACCTGACCGTGGCCAGCGGTCTCCAGCAGGTGCCGCGAGGTCTGCTCGGACGGAGCGTCGCGACCGTCGTGCAGGCACTCCGCACCGCGGGATTCGCCGTCGTCTTGGTGGACGGCGGCCGCAGCCGGCAGGGCGTCGAGCCGGTGGAGGGGCTCTCGGCGCCGGAAGGGTCGAGAGCTCCCGTGGGCAGTGTCATCACGGTGCGGTTCGCGCCGGCCGCGAGCGAACCGGCGTCGCCGACGCCCGGAGCGCAACCCACCGGCACACAGGCCACCGGCACGCCCTCACCCGGCAGGCCCGTCGCACCCTCCACCTCTCCCGCCGGCTGA
- the pstS gene encoding phosphate ABC transporter substrate-binding protein PstS — translation MTHDPQKNRRTRGRVTRRILALLTVLALASGTFIPAALAASYTRIGGSGSSWAGNAVNQWVTDIRSQGSTVDYNPSGSSTGRKEFANGLVDFAVSEIPYKGDTADPQDTVFPGFKYSMLPIAAGGTSFMYNLPVNGKRFSELKLTQDALARIFTGKVTRWNDPAIAKTNPGVNLPNQQIRVVVRSEGSGATAQFTLWMKRQFPSYYAELCGKTGGCPNGGATSYFPGQGIANFSAQNGSSGVTTYTANTPYTINYDEYSYALGANFPVAQVGNAAGFFTIPTDTAVAVALTKAKINMDASSPNYLSQDLSAVYTHNDPRVYALSAYTYMLVPAQTRGSFDNSKGAALGNFASYSLCEGQQTMGALGYSPLPMNLVMSAMQQVKKIPGLDSDTGKRLDSTINAAQSSSGNPCNNPTFKPGQDVNNNQLVYTAPFPSGCDAACQAPWRGKNVGYNAGPGAKPGQVAGGSEGPAAAQGPAAAQGPGASGAVPQGNSPAATTKRPTAANKPSVSCNRATGQCTDAKGNVLAAEQAQQYLNDAPEASGPGAKAVPLVLAGNTGWGTSQNLLVVAALFLLLLVLTPPLAARYIRSGRRGKGTDS, via the coding sequence ATGACGCACGATCCCCAGAAGAACCGACGGACCCGAGGGCGGGTGACACGCCGGATCCTCGCCCTCCTGACGGTCCTGGCCCTCGCCTCCGGGACCTTCATCCCCGCCGCCCTCGCCGCCAGTTACACCCGGATCGGTGGATCCGGGTCATCCTGGGCCGGGAACGCGGTCAACCAATGGGTCACGGACATCCGGTCCCAGGGGAGCACCGTGGATTACAACCCCAGCGGTTCCTCCACCGGCCGCAAGGAATTCGCCAACGGCCTGGTCGACTTCGCGGTCTCCGAGATCCCGTACAAGGGCGACACCGCCGATCCCCAGGATACGGTGTTCCCCGGTTTCAAATACTCGATGCTGCCCATCGCCGCCGGAGGCACCAGCTTCATGTACAACCTCCCGGTCAACGGAAAGCGCTTCTCCGAACTCAAACTCACCCAGGATGCCCTGGCCAGGATCTTCACCGGAAAGGTGACCCGCTGGAACGACCCGGCGATCGCCAAAACGAACCCCGGTGTGAACCTGCCCAACCAGCAGATCCGCGTCGTCGTGCGCTCCGAAGGCTCCGGCGCCACCGCTCAGTTCACTCTGTGGATGAAACGTCAGTTCCCGTCATACTATGCGGAGCTCTGCGGCAAGACGGGCGGCTGCCCGAACGGCGGCGCAACCTCCTACTTCCCGGGGCAGGGCATCGCCAACTTCTCCGCCCAGAACGGATCCAGCGGCGTGACGACCTACACGGCGAACACCCCGTACACGATCAACTACGACGAGTACTCCTACGCGCTCGGGGCGAACTTCCCGGTGGCGCAGGTCGGCAACGCGGCAGGGTTCTTCACCATCCCCACCGACACCGCGGTGGCCGTGGCACTGACCAAGGCGAAGATCAACATGGACGCGAGTTCGCCCAACTACCTCAGCCAGGACCTCTCCGCCGTCTACACGCACAACGACCCCCGCGTCTACGCCCTCTCCGCCTACACGTACATGCTGGTGCCGGCCCAGACCCGGGGCAGCTTCGACAACAGCAAGGGCGCCGCGCTCGGAAACTTCGCGAGCTACTCCCTCTGCGAGGGGCAGCAGACCATGGGAGCGCTGGGCTACTCGCCCCTGCCGATGAACCTGGTGATGTCCGCCATGCAGCAGGTCAAGAAGATCCCCGGGCTGGACTCGGACACCGGCAAGCGTCTGGACTCCACGATCAACGCCGCCCAGAGCAGTTCCGGGAACCCCTGTAACAACCCGACCTTCAAACCGGGTCAGGACGTGAACAACAACCAGCTCGTCTACACGGCCCCGTTCCCGAGCGGTTGCGACGCAGCGTGCCAGGCTCCCTGGAGGGGTAAGAACGTCGGCTACAACGCAGGCCCGGGCGCCAAACCCGGCCAAGTGGCGGGCGGTTCCGAGGGGCCGGCGGCGGCGCAGGGTCCCGCAGCGGCACAGGGTCCGGGCGCCAGTGGAGCAGTACCGCAGGGCAACAGCCCGGCCGCGACCACAAAGCGGCCCACCGCAGCGAACAAGCCCAGCGTGTCCTGCAACCGTGCCACCGGGCAGTGCACCGATGCCAAGGGGAACGTGCTGGCCGCGGAACAGGCCCAGCAGTACCTGAATGACGCGCCTGAGGCCTCCGGTCCCGGGGCGAAGGCGGTGCCCCTGGTTCTTGCGGGCAACACCGGCTGGGGCACGTCGCAGAACCTCCTCGTGGTGGCCGCGCTGTTCCTCCTGCTGCTCGTGCTGACGCCACCCCTCGCGGCGCGGTACATCAGGAGCGGGCGACGCGGGAAGGGGACCGACTCATGA
- a CDS encoding lytic transglycosylase domain-containing protein codes for MTTPRRSHLATGLAVLVLLAGTGWGVHTMSGSRASGSEPPQTVDAADTALAALRGGGRQPVTAETNRPLWQSEIDHAAGWSAVPAPASGKITAMSGESTPRPAAATDAGTGADPQAATGPDSGGLGEDTAGIDRRWLLRTAQRTGIPARALQSYAGAAVRSERSVPGCGIGWNTLAGIGYIESRHGTHGGHRVQPDGQVSGPILGPALDGNGFAMIRDTDGGALDGDTRWDRAVGPFQFIPSTWARYASRAAGDGAEASPHDLDDAALTAARYLCAAGGDLGTAAGWTRAVFAYNHSQAYVDEVLAAANAYAKRAGEP; via the coding sequence ATGACCACTCCACGGCGTTCGCACCTCGCCACCGGACTGGCTGTCCTCGTGCTGCTGGCCGGGACCGGCTGGGGCGTCCACACCATGAGCGGTTCCCGCGCGTCAGGGTCGGAACCACCGCAGACGGTCGACGCCGCGGACACCGCGCTCGCGGCCCTGCGCGGCGGCGGTCGGCAACCGGTGACTGCGGAGACAAACAGGCCGCTCTGGCAGTCGGAGATCGACCACGCCGCGGGCTGGTCCGCGGTCCCCGCCCCCGCCTCGGGCAAGATCACCGCGATGTCGGGGGAGTCCACGCCCCGGCCGGCAGCGGCCACCGACGCCGGAACCGGGGCCGACCCGCAGGCGGCCACCGGTCCCGACAGCGGAGGCCTCGGCGAGGACACCGCCGGCATCGACCGCCGCTGGCTGCTCAGGACCGCCCAGAGGACGGGCATCCCCGCACGGGCGCTGCAGTCCTACGCGGGCGCCGCCGTCCGGTCGGAGCGAAGCGTTCCCGGCTGCGGCATCGGGTGGAACACGCTGGCGGGCATCGGGTACATCGAATCGCGCCACGGAACCCACGGGGGCCACCGGGTCCAGCCCGACGGCCAAGTCTCCGGGCCCATCCTCGGACCGGCCCTGGACGGGAACGGCTTCGCCATGATCCGCGACACCGACGGCGGGGCGCTCGACGGCGACACCCGCTGGGACCGCGCGGTGGGCCCTTTCCAGTTCATCCCCTCGACGTGGGCCCGGTACGCGAGCCGTGCGGCAGGTGACGGCGCCGAGGCCAGCCCGCACGACTTGGACGACGCCGCCCTGACCGCCGCCCGCTATCTGTGTGCGGCAGGCGGCGACCTCGGAACCGCCGCGGGATGGACCCGCGCCGTGTTCGCCTACAACCACTCGCAGGCCTATGTGGACGAGGTCCTGGCCGCGGCGAACGCCTACGCGAAGCGGGCCGGAGAGCCCTGA
- a CDS encoding sortase, whose protein sequence is MTATLEAAVPGSAPPPPPSSSFETPRPPAAPAPRRWELDFSSMLQLVAIIILGFLLQLVFVSRVQHATAQQQLTTQLRLTLAEGSIPVGPSDADGVLVPLGTPIAYLEIPRLDLKEVMVEGTSSSQTAQGVGHQRDTAFPGQAGNAVVMGRSGAYGGVFGGLNQLQLGDRFVVSTGQGRFTYEVSGIRNPGDPEPGAMKPTEGRMTLATAGGLPFLPDDVLRVDATLVSAAAPKSLDAIRVGSITEAEKPLGSDTSGLVGLVFLLQLAVAAGVACVWSWKKWGRWQSWLIFVPAFLTLGVLIATPLGLLLPNLL, encoded by the coding sequence ATGACAGCGACCCTCGAGGCGGCCGTGCCGGGAAGCGCTCCGCCGCCCCCGCCGTCGTCGTCCTTCGAAACTCCCCGCCCTCCCGCCGCGCCGGCGCCACGACGCTGGGAACTCGATTTCTCCTCGATGCTGCAGCTCGTGGCGATCATCATTCTCGGGTTTCTGCTCCAGCTGGTGTTCGTCTCCCGGGTCCAGCACGCGACGGCTCAGCAGCAGCTGACCACCCAGTTGCGTCTCACCCTGGCCGAAGGGTCGATTCCGGTCGGGCCGAGCGACGCCGACGGCGTGCTCGTTCCTTTGGGGACGCCCATCGCGTACCTGGAGATCCCACGGCTGGACCTCAAGGAGGTGATGGTGGAGGGCACCAGCTCGTCTCAGACGGCCCAGGGCGTGGGGCACCAGCGTGACACGGCCTTCCCCGGGCAGGCGGGCAACGCCGTCGTCATGGGCCGCAGCGGCGCCTACGGCGGGGTTTTCGGCGGACTGAATCAGCTGCAGCTCGGCGATCGGTTCGTCGTCTCCACCGGCCAGGGCCGCTTCACCTATGAGGTCTCGGGGATCCGGAATCCCGGAGACCCGGAGCCCGGGGCCATGAAGCCCACCGAAGGCCGCATGACGCTGGCCACCGCCGGTGGACTGCCGTTCCTGCCCGACGACGTCCTCCGCGTGGACGCCACGCTCGTCTCGGCGGCCGCCCCGAAATCACTCGATGCGATCCGCGTCGGGTCCATCACCGAGGCGGAGAAGCCCCTCGGATCCGACACCTCCGGCCTGGTCGGGCTGGTGTTCCTCCTGCAGCTCGCCGTCGCGGCCGGTGTCGCCTGCGTCTGGAGCTGGAAGAAATGGGGCCGCTGGCAGAGCTGGCTGATCTTCGTCCCGGCCTTCCTCACCCTCGGCGTGCTCATCGCCACCCCTTTGGGCCTGTTGCTGCCCAACCTCCTCTGA